A window of the Macrobrachium rosenbergii isolate ZJJX-2024 chromosome 43, ASM4041242v1, whole genome shotgun sequence genome harbors these coding sequences:
- the LOC136828838 gene encoding ubiquitin thioesterase OTUB1 isoform X3 has translation MDNNQSPESETKPCEYDPNVNQDELIMAQEKQIAEEIKANIAMVGALEGLSSLEKEYSNDPVYSSKVVTLLPKFSNVRRTRPDGNCFLRGFIFAYLEYCIYHRDELERFKKYLEGSKDELFKMGFPEFTTEDFHDMFMQVVNDLEGSGSVGRVEAIINDAGTSDYLVVYLRLLISAHLQKNAEFFSFFIEGGRTVEEFCKQYLKCLFRRWNQCTGSVITFI, from the exons ATGGATAACAACCAAAGTCCTGAATCAGAGACAAAACCCTGTGAATATGATCCTA ATGTTAATCAAGACGAACTCATCATGGCACAAGAAAAACAGATAGCAGAGGAG ATAAAAGCCAACATTGCCATGGTTGGAGCTCTAGAAGGATTATCTTCTCTTGAAAAAGAATATTCTAATGATCCAGTATATTCTAGTAAG GTAGTAACATTGCTGCCAAAATTCTCAAATGTCCGCCGAACACGACCAGATGGGAACTGCTTCCTCCGaggttttatttttgcatatttagaATATTGCATTTATCACAGAGATGAATTAGAAAG ATTCAAGAAATACCTTGAGGGAAGCAAGGATGAACTTTTTAAAATGGGCTTTCCAGAATTCACAACAGAAGATTTTCATGATATG TTCATGCAAGTTGTTAATGACTTAGAGGGGAGTGGCAGTGTTGGGAGAGTTGAAGCCATTATCAATGATGCTGGCACATCAGATTATCTTGTGGTTTACCTCCGCCTTCTAATCTCTGCTCATTTGCAGAAGAATGCAGagttctttagtttttttattgaaggtGGTAGAACAGTAGAAGAATTTTGTAAACAG